A single genomic interval of uncultured Desulfobacter sp. harbors:
- a CDS encoding OmpA family protein yields MPILQMALTKHFNLIRKRIQLLELEGILGDYRTQVGVLNEQIHDTQKALDWLIVKINRISDSGRSIPKLLHDSVELKEKKIYQLKTQKKHLAGTVAKYQKIYDIKKDREKKTTQIRVSSIQHMEDSVKISGKSYVPTKLSDIEQAVKKAGLEDWVEVMAADGSCAKINNTLPILFSSGSAALAKEYKSFLRKLARFLKPYDVKVYVNGYSDPDPIHTKKYPSNLELGASRAANVVHEMVKNGLKPSIFKIGSTGEHRFAAKMQSSKKTFQRRAQLTVVFSG; encoded by the coding sequence ATGCCAATATTGCAAATGGCGCTTACCAAGCACTTCAACTTGATCCGGAAACGTATTCAATTATTAGAACTTGAGGGAATCCTTGGAGACTACCGGACCCAGGTGGGCGTTTTGAATGAACAAATCCATGATACTCAAAAAGCCCTTGATTGGCTTATCGTCAAAATAAACCGTATATCTGATTCCGGAAGAAGCATTCCAAAGTTACTTCATGACTCTGTTGAATTGAAAGAGAAAAAGATTTACCAGCTTAAGACGCAAAAAAAACATCTTGCCGGCACAGTTGCAAAATATCAGAAAATTTATGACATAAAAAAAGATAGGGAAAAGAAAACAACACAGATTCGGGTTTCGTCCATACAACATATGGAAGACAGTGTAAAAATATCCGGCAAATCCTATGTGCCGACAAAACTTTCGGACATTGAACAGGCCGTTAAGAAGGCCGGCCTTGAAGACTGGGTAGAGGTTATGGCGGCAGACGGCAGCTGCGCAAAGATTAACAATACCCTGCCAATCCTCTTTTCTTCCGGCAGCGCTGCCCTGGCCAAGGAATACAAATCCTTCTTAAGAAAACTGGCGCGATTTCTTAAACCCTATGATGTTAAAGTTTATGTCAACGGATATTCAGATCCGGACCCCATCCATACCAAAAAATATCCATCCAATCTGGAGTTAGGCGCATCCCGTGCCGCCAACGTTGTTCATGAAATGGTGAAAAACGGCCTGAAGCCGAGTATTTTCAAAATCGGTTCAACAGGAGAACACCGATTTGCAGCCAAAATGCAGTCATCAAAGAAAACCTTCCAGCGCCGCGCACAGCTCACGGTTGTATTCAGTGGTTAG
- the tsaB gene encoding tRNA (adenosine(37)-N6)-threonylcarbamoyltransferase complex dimerization subunit type 1 TsaB, whose amino-acid sequence MNLFALSTAEQGASMALFEDNTLVFESSLFSRQTHSKGLLPMIEQAVESREGMTVDRIDGFIAARGPGSFTGLRIGISMVKGLAKAVSKPCAGVSSLDGIAFRFCYSQLPVCVMMDAKRKEVYSAVYQFHHGKLIQKGPEMVCSPETAIDQAGSGALFVGSGSKVYRDKICSRTHDKAVLSCPSMDGVSAGALVISAMSDKGVFDFENHPLNPVYLRKSDAQIHFEGKQQF is encoded by the coding sequence ATGAACCTTTTTGCCCTGAGCACGGCAGAGCAGGGCGCAAGTATGGCTCTGTTTGAAGACAACACCCTTGTGTTTGAGTCCAGCCTGTTCAGCCGGCAGACCCATTCAAAAGGGCTTTTGCCTATGATTGAGCAGGCCGTTGAAAGCAGGGAAGGGATGACCGTTGACCGGATAGACGGATTTATTGCGGCCAGGGGGCCCGGCAGTTTTACCGGGCTTCGCATCGGCATCAGCATGGTTAAGGGCCTGGCCAAGGCTGTATCAAAACCCTGTGCAGGGGTTTCCAGTCTTGACGGCATTGCGTTCAGATTCTGTTATTCGCAGTTGCCTGTGTGCGTGATGATGGATGCCAAACGCAAAGAAGTGTATTCTGCCGTATATCAGTTCCACCATGGCAAGCTTATTCAAAAAGGTCCGGAAATGGTATGTTCGCCGGAGACTGCCATTGACCAGGCCGGTTCCGGTGCGCTGTTTGTCGGGTCCGGATCAAAGGTATACCGGGATAAGATTTGCAGCCGAACCCATGACAAGGCTGTGCTCTCTTGCCCATCCATGGATGGCGTCAGTGCCGGTGCGCTGGTGATTTCTGCGATGTCTGACAAAGGTGTGTTTGATTTTGAGAATCATCCCCTGAATCCGGTTTATCTTAGAAAATCCGATGCGCAGATTCATTTTGAAGGGAAACAGCAATTCTAA
- a CDS encoding ABC transporter substrate binding protein: protein MKCLGIFTHKGALCLVLMICTGLGLCLFQHPCLADDSKGNDRIAVVISKKIKPYIQVGDGIKAKSEEVQLDVDIFILAPETKSIQDNILHQLTLKNYKLIAAIGPEAAVFIWGAASLQSPKIYTAILDPQNCTGLPDDARGIALKIPVEIQAREISRHFEDLGTIGVLFDPRFNQEFYDQAQVAALKYSFEIISIQVDSKKHIFQQLKSYIGKIDAIWMIPDQTVISEKIIQYVIKQGIYQGTGVIGYNSFFTLSGAVFSFEFDYNALGSQAALKIKAFLDSGQWMADPPVFKTIVNQRIAKKLGISVKQ, encoded by the coding sequence ATGAAATGCCTTGGCATATTCACACATAAAGGGGCGCTTTGTCTGGTTTTAATGATTTGTACAGGTTTGGGCCTCTGTCTATTTCAGCACCCCTGCCTGGCTGATGACAGTAAAGGCAATGATCGCATAGCCGTTGTTATTTCAAAAAAAATCAAGCCATATATCCAGGTCGGTGACGGGATCAAGGCTAAATCTGAAGAAGTTCAGCTGGATGTTGATATTTTTATCCTTGCCCCTGAAACCAAATCAATTCAGGACAATATTTTACATCAACTAACACTGAAGAACTATAAACTGATTGCAGCCATAGGACCTGAGGCTGCTGTCTTTATTTGGGGAGCTGCAAGTCTCCAATCTCCCAAAATATACACAGCCATCCTTGATCCGCAAAATTGCACCGGCTTGCCGGATGATGCCAGGGGCATTGCTTTAAAAATACCCGTTGAAATTCAGGCCAGAGAGATCAGTCGACATTTTGAAGACCTTGGAACTATAGGTGTTTTGTTCGATCCAAGGTTTAACCAGGAATTTTATGACCAGGCACAGGTCGCAGCCTTAAAATATTCTTTTGAAATAATTTCCATACAAGTTGACTCAAAAAAACATATTTTTCAACAACTTAAATCTTATATAGGTAAAATTGATGCTATTTGGATGATCCCGGACCAGACAGTTATTTCTGAAAAAATTATTCAGTATGTGATCAAGCAGGGGATTTATCAGGGCACGGGTGTGATTGGTTATAACTCTTTTTTTACCCTGTCTGGTGCGGTTTTTTCCTTTGAATTTGATTATAATGCTTTAGGCAGCCAGGCAGCATTAAAAATAAAGGCTTTTCTGGACTCAGGCCAATGGATGGCTGATCCACCTGTATTTAAAACCATTGTCAATCAGAGAATAGCAAAAAAATTAGGAATCAGCGTTAAACAATAA
- the lon gene encoding endopeptidase La has protein sequence MAEADIDDLIEIIEKEGNVEEIPEVIPMMPVRDVVVFTDMLLPLFVGREKSIKAIEECVEYDRYVFLTVQKDSEMEKPGPTDVYDIGTIARVQKMIKMPDGRIKALVQGISKAKLIEFVQKRSFFKVKVEAIFDVEPDSLDIEIEALMRNVKENSEKLLALKGEFSGDVGDLLSHIDSPGKLADLVASNLNLKVEDAQAILETTDTVERLTRVNDLLARELDLSTVQAKIQTHVKDEISKNQRDYYLREQVKAIHRELGESDDKLAEIVEFKEKIKKCKLPEECEKEALKQLSRLEQMHFDSSEASVIRTYLDCIVELPWSKTTKDVLDIKKAQEVLEQNHYGLDKAKERILEYLSVRKLNPKKKGQIICFVGPPGVGKTSLGRAIAKAMKRKFHRVSLGGIRDEAEIRGHRRTYIGAMPGRILQGLRQCGTNNPVFMLDEIDKLGNDFRGDPSSALLEALDPEQNTEFSDHYLNMPFDLSNVLFVLTANMADTIPSALLDRMELIHLSGYTRQEKVVIAKQHLLPRKLKDNGLIRRAIHFSPNAIESIVSEYTLEAGLRGLERKLDSVCRKIARQIAEGKKGKFAVTCQNLTKYLGPPHYINEMDQEDSQVGLATGLAWTEVGGEHLYIETSLFPGKGELQLTGQIGEVMQESARAALTYTKANQEALGINKEAFDSNDIHIHVPAGAIPKDGPSAGIAIATALVSAFTGKKVNNKVGMTGEISLRGRVLPIGGLKEKALGALRAGIKTVIIPEKNKKDLHDIPKSVKSKLTFICVKDVREVLDIALEVD, from the coding sequence ATGGCAGAAGCAGATATAGATGATCTGATTGAAATAATTGAAAAAGAAGGTAATGTCGAAGAAATCCCAGAGGTGATTCCCATGATGCCGGTCAGGGATGTGGTGGTCTTTACAGACATGCTGCTTCCCTTGTTTGTCGGACGGGAAAAGTCCATTAAGGCCATTGAAGAGTGTGTGGAATATGACCGGTATGTTTTTTTGACGGTTCAAAAAGATTCAGAAATGGAAAAGCCGGGACCCACGGATGTTTATGATATCGGTACCATTGCCCGGGTCCAGAAGATGATTAAAATGCCTGACGGCAGGATCAAAGCATTGGTTCAGGGTATTTCCAAAGCAAAACTTATTGAATTCGTTCAAAAACGTTCGTTCTTTAAGGTCAAGGTGGAGGCGATTTTTGATGTTGAACCCGACTCCCTTGACATCGAAATTGAAGCGCTGATGCGCAACGTAAAGGAGAACAGCGAAAAGCTTTTAGCGCTTAAAGGTGAATTTTCTGGTGATGTGGGTGACCTTTTATCCCATATTGATTCCCCTGGTAAGCTTGCGGATCTGGTGGCCTCTAACCTCAACCTTAAGGTGGAGGATGCCCAGGCCATCCTGGAAACCACGGATACCGTTGAGCGTTTAACCCGTGTCAATGATCTTTTAGCCCGGGAGCTGGATTTGTCAACGGTTCAGGCTAAAATTCAGACTCATGTTAAAGACGAAATTTCAAAAAACCAGAGGGATTATTACCTTCGCGAGCAGGTCAAGGCCATTCATAGAGAGCTTGGGGAAAGCGATGATAAGCTTGCCGAGATCGTTGAATTCAAAGAAAAAATAAAAAAGTGCAAGCTGCCGGAAGAGTGTGAGAAAGAGGCCCTGAAACAGTTGAGCCGTCTGGAGCAGATGCACTTTGATTCTTCCGAAGCATCTGTGATCAGAACCTATCTGGATTGTATTGTTGAATTGCCCTGGAGCAAAACCACTAAGGATGTCTTAGACATAAAAAAAGCCCAGGAGGTTTTAGAACAGAATCACTATGGACTGGACAAGGCCAAGGAACGGATTCTTGAATACCTGAGCGTACGCAAGCTCAATCCAAAGAAAAAGGGCCAGATTATCTGCTTTGTCGGTCCTCCGGGGGTGGGTAAAACCTCTCTTGGCCGGGCCATTGCCAAAGCCATGAAGCGCAAATTCCACCGGGTCTCTTTGGGCGGTATTCGTGATGAGGCCGAGATCAGGGGGCACCGGAGAACCTATATCGGTGCCATGCCTGGAAGAATTTTACAGGGGCTTCGTCAATGCGGGACTAACAATCCGGTTTTTATGCTGGATGAAATTGACAAACTGGGAAATGATTTCAGAGGGGATCCGTCATCAGCACTTCTGGAGGCATTGGATCCTGAACAAAATACCGAGTTCTCCGACCATTACCTGAATATGCCCTTTGATCTGTCAAATGTGTTGTTTGTCTTGACGGCAAATATGGCCGACACCATTCCTTCAGCGTTGCTTGACAGAATGGAGTTGATCCATCTTAGTGGATATACCCGCCAGGAAAAAGTGGTTATTGCAAAACAACATCTTTTGCCAAGAAAACTCAAAGACAACGGTTTGATCCGTCGTGCCATTCATTTCAGTCCCAATGCCATTGAGTCCATTGTTTCAGAATATACTCTGGAAGCAGGGCTTCGGGGACTTGAACGAAAATTGGATTCGGTGTGCAGAAAAATTGCCCGCCAGATTGCAGAAGGCAAGAAGGGAAAATTTGCCGTTACCTGCCAGAATTTAACCAAGTACCTTGGTCCGCCTCATTATATTAATGAAATGGATCAGGAAGACAGTCAGGTCGGTTTGGCCACGGGGCTTGCATGGACCGAAGTGGGCGGGGAACATCTGTATATTGAAACGTCGTTGTTTCCGGGTAAAGGAGAGTTGCAGCTCACCGGGCAGATTGGTGAGGTTATGCAGGAGTCTGCAAGGGCTGCATTGACGTACACCAAGGCCAATCAGGAAGCCCTGGGGATAAATAAGGAGGCCTTTGATTCCAACGACATCCATATCCATGTCCCTGCCGGTGCCATTCCCAAGGATGGTCCTTCGGCCGGTATTGCCATTGCCACAGCCCTGGTGTCGGCCTTTACCGGTAAAAAAGTGAATAACAAGGTGGGCATGACCGGTGAAATTTCTTTGCGCGGAAGGGTGTTGCCCATAGGCGGCCTTAAAGAGAAGGCATTAGGGGCGTTAAGGGCCGGCATTAAAACCGTGATCATTCCGGAGAAAAATAAAAAAGATCTTCATGATATCCCAAAATCTGTGAAATCCAAGCTGACATTCATCTGTGTAAAGGATGTCAGGGAGGTTCTGGATATCGCCCTGGAAGTGGACTAA
- a CDS encoding phosphatidylserine decarboxylase family protein has protein sequence MDNSKWPAKAVLPIAMPGVKYVVAAILVTGIFFYFGYLKTGVLALLITLFITWFFRDPERVVPEGSDLLVSPADGKVIVVEHNARCEYMDEPCRKVSIFMNVFNVHVNRIPFSGMIEKVQYHPGKFVNASFDKASVHNERNALVIKTDNGRRYVCVQIAGLIARRIVNCVKIREHVHKGDRYGMIQFGSRLDLYLPMGFEILVSPGDKTSAGSSVIGRMC, from the coding sequence ATGGATAATTCTAAATGGCCGGCAAAGGCAGTGCTTCCCATTGCCATGCCAGGTGTAAAATACGTTGTTGCGGCCATCCTTGTTACAGGGATTTTTTTTTATTTTGGATACCTGAAAACAGGGGTACTGGCGCTGCTGATCACGTTGTTTATTACCTGGTTTTTCAGAGATCCTGAACGTGTGGTGCCGGAAGGTTCGGATCTTTTGGTCTCTCCGGCAGACGGGAAAGTGATTGTTGTAGAGCACAATGCCCGGTGTGAATATATGGATGAACCTTGCCGGAAGGTCAGTATTTTCATGAATGTGTTCAATGTTCATGTCAACCGTATCCCTTTTAGCGGTATGATTGAAAAGGTTCAATATCATCCGGGGAAATTTGTAAACGCATCTTTTGATAAAGCAAGTGTTCATAATGAACGCAATGCGCTGGTAATAAAAACGGACAATGGCCGTCGTTATGTGTGTGTTCAGATTGCAGGGCTCATTGCACGGCGTATTGTCAACTGCGTGAAAATTCGTGAGCATGTTCACAAAGGCGACCGGTACGGTATGATTCAATTTGGATCCCGTTTGGACCTTTATCTGCCCATGGGCTTTGAAATACTTGTCAGCCCTGGTGATAAAACAAGTGCCGGAAGCAGTGTTATCGGTCGGATGTGCTAA
- a CDS encoding D-alanyl-D-alanine carboxypeptidase: MGKLAFRNSLSTILVLFLTLSTSLHAWAQTSGILLSDDQGKTIYAKNPNKPFIPASTLKILTSLAAIKTLGPDFHFQTWAYYDKTTCDLYLKGFGDPFFVSEEINKFARQISDHLFKQVSKGPISSAVIRNIIVDQTYFTPQVAIPGAGSSTNPYDATNGALCANFNTIFLKWDSRSRQYISAEKQTPFPDILAQQIRPGSKKTERILLSYNLRQHYPGILMYYFLKAAGVEISGTVQEGLFAGSDKNCIVYTSSYSLADIVKKLIKFSNNFIANQLMLTMGASTYGPPATLEKGTAVLNKFAEEVIGLKDVAIVEGSGLSRRNHMTPAQMRKILIAFIPWYEFLKRDGNEFYKTGTLSDVRSRAGFIRGKDNRLYPFVIMLNQTNTGYDSIRRMLKEKVSKASRPLSP, encoded by the coding sequence TTGGGAAAATTAGCATTCCGTAACAGCCTGTCGACCATTTTGGTTCTTTTTCTGACCCTTTCCACATCCTTGCATGCTTGGGCCCAAACATCAGGTATTCTTTTATCCGACGATCAAGGCAAAACAATTTATGCAAAAAATCCGAATAAACCGTTCATTCCTGCATCAACCTTGAAAATACTGACCAGTCTTGCCGCAATCAAAACGTTAGGTCCGGATTTCCATTTCCAGACATGGGCCTATTACGACAAAACAACATGTGACCTTTACCTGAAAGGATTTGGAGATCCGTTCTTTGTCTCCGAGGAAATAAACAAATTTGCACGTCAAATCTCAGATCATCTTTTCAAACAGGTATCTAAAGGGCCTATCTCATCTGCGGTTATCCGAAATATAATTGTGGACCAGACCTATTTTACGCCCCAGGTTGCAATTCCCGGCGCCGGTTCCTCCACCAATCCCTATGACGCCACAAACGGAGCGCTGTGCGCCAATTTTAACACAATTTTTTTAAAATGGGACAGCCGGAGCAGGCAATATATCTCTGCCGAAAAGCAAACCCCTTTTCCAGACATTTTGGCACAGCAGATTAGGCCCGGATCAAAAAAAACAGAAAGGATTCTTCTGTCCTATAATCTTCGACAACATTATCCGGGCATACTGATGTACTATTTTTTAAAGGCGGCAGGAGTAGAAATATCAGGCACTGTCCAAGAAGGCCTTTTTGCAGGATCTGATAAAAACTGCATTGTATACACATCCTCTTATAGCCTGGCAGACATTGTGAAAAAATTAATAAAATTTTCGAACAACTTTATTGCCAACCAGCTCATGCTGACCATGGGGGCCAGCACCTACGGTCCTCCGGCCACCCTTGAAAAAGGAACTGCAGTCCTAAATAAATTTGCAGAAGAAGTGATAGGTTTAAAGGATGTCGCCATTGTTGAGGGCTCCGGTCTGTCCCGACGCAACCACATGACGCCTGCACAGATGAGGAAGATTCTTATTGCATTTATCCCCTGGTATGAATTTTTAAAAAGGGATGGAAATGAATTTTATAAAACCGGTACGCTATCGGATGTCAGAAGTCGTGCCGGCTTTATCCGTGGAAAAGACAACCGGCTTTATCCCTTTGTGATCATGCTGAATCAAACCAACACCGGATATGATAGCATCAGGCGTATGCTCAAAGAAAAGGTTTCAAAGGCCAGTAGACCTTTAAGCCCTTGA
- the greA gene encoding transcription elongation factor GreA — MDQIPVTTQGFAALKKELEKLKTVDRPEIIKAIEVARAHGDLSENAEYHAAKERQSFIEGRIGELSYKIGNAKVIDPASVTKDVVRFASRVLVENLDTEEEQEYMIVGEDEADIKKGKISVSSPLGSALIGKELGEEAIVQAPGGKRVYEVVDIL, encoded by the coding sequence TTGGACCAGATACCTGTAACAACACAAGGTTTTGCGGCCTTGAAAAAAGAACTGGAAAAATTAAAAACCGTGGATCGTCCTGAGATAATCAAAGCCATTGAAGTGGCCAGGGCCCATGGAGACCTGTCTGAGAATGCTGAATACCATGCTGCAAAAGAACGCCAGTCTTTTATTGAAGGCAGGATCGGTGAGCTTTCCTATAAGATCGGAAACGCCAAAGTAATTGATCCTGCCTCTGTCACTAAGGACGTGGTCCGGTTTGCCAGCCGCGTTCTTGTGGAGAATCTGGACACCGAAGAAGAGCAGGAATACATGATTGTCGGTGAGGATGAGGCTGATATTAAAAAAGGCAAAATTTCTGTCTCTTCCCCGCTTGGTTCGGCCCTGATCGGAAAAGAGTTGGGCGAAGAGGCCATTGTTCAGGCACCGGGTGGAAAACGGGTTTATGAGGTTGTTGATATTCTCTGA
- a CDS encoding ATP-binding protein: MGKGLTKRLMHLLGKAVHDWRMIENNDRILVGVSGGKDSLALFHLLVSLKKKAPVAFELIPVYIDPGFENSFAKKLDSYINERYKEFHQGMVVEKTNYGKVAHSDENKKNPCFLCSRLRRKRLFELAREHGCKKLALGHNKDDLIETLFINMFYAGKIGTMKPNQSFFSGRFDIIRPLSYVEKHEINRFAKVCDLPEFVNTCPSAGHTKRQDVADMLESMYQQNKHIKGNIFRAMGNIAADYLLDMPR, from the coding sequence TTGGGTAAAGGACTGACAAAGCGTTTGATGCATCTGCTGGGCAAGGCGGTTCACGATTGGCGGATGATCGAAAATAACGACCGGATACTGGTGGGTGTATCCGGCGGAAAAGACAGCTTGGCCCTTTTTCACCTTCTTGTTTCTTTAAAAAAAAAAGCCCCTGTAGCATTTGAACTTATTCCTGTTTATATAGATCCGGGATTTGAAAACTCTTTTGCTAAAAAACTGGATTCTTATATCAATGAAAGATATAAGGAGTTTCATCAGGGTATGGTGGTGGAAAAAACCAATTACGGCAAAGTTGCCCATTCTGATGAAAACAAGAAAAATCCTTGCTTCTTATGCAGTAGGCTGAGGCGTAAACGCCTGTTTGAACTTGCCCGGGAGCATGGCTGTAAAAAACTTGCCTTGGGGCACAATAAAGATGATTTGATTGAGACATTGTTCATTAATATGTTTTATGCCGGCAAAATAGGAACAATGAAGCCTAATCAGTCATTTTTCAGTGGACGTTTTGATATCATCAGGCCGTTGTCCTATGTTGAGAAACATGAGATAAACCGTTTTGCAAAGGTTTGTGATCTGCCCGAATTTGTTAACACATGTCCAAGTGCCGGTCACACGAAAAGGCAGGATGTTGCAGATATGCTTGAAAGCATGTATCAGCAGAATAAACATATAAAAGGAAATATATTCAGGGCAATGGGTAACATCGCCGCTGATTATCTTTTGGACATGCCAAGATGA
- the rpoZ gene encoding DNA-directed RNA polymerase subunit omega yields MARVTIEDCLKNVDNRFTLVHLAAKRVRQVREGADFLVPPSKNEDVVTVLREIAAGRIIAKKDPGFDAE; encoded by the coding sequence GTGGCACGTGTAACCATTGAAGATTGTTTGAAAAATGTGGATAACCGCTTCACGCTTGTACATCTGGCAGCCAAACGGGTACGCCAGGTTCGGGAAGGGGCTGATTTTCTTGTACCACCCTCTAAAAACGAGGATGTTGTAACCGTCCTGCGTGAGATTGCCGCTGGCCGGATCATTGCTAAAAAAGATCCTGGGTTTGACGCCGAATAG
- the folE2 gene encoding GTP cyclohydrolase FolE2, producing the protein MKDIQNQPDFRNIPIDKVGIKGLKYPVIVRDKAKGSQCTVAEINMYVDLPHQCKGTHMSRFVELLHTVNTPVSLDSLTSILEDMKASLGAKSAHIEISFPYFIEKTSPCTQSKGLMDYNCTIIGSSNGRKKADIVLKVAVPVTSVCPCSKEISDYGAHNQRGEVLVAARFHKFIWIEEIVDLVEQAASCDIYSVLKRADEKYVTEKAYNNPKFVEDIVRDVAKTLIEDSNITWFSVSAENFESIHNHSAYAYIEHSRA; encoded by the coding sequence ATGAAAGATATACAAAATCAGCCGGATTTTCGAAATATCCCCATTGATAAAGTCGGCATTAAGGGACTTAAATACCCAGTGATTGTCCGGGATAAAGCAAAAGGCTCCCAGTGCACAGTTGCTGAAATTAACATGTATGTGGATTTACCCCACCAGTGCAAAGGCACTCATATGAGCCGCTTTGTGGAATTGCTGCATACCGTTAATACGCCGGTTTCTCTTGATTCTCTGACCAGCATTCTGGAAGATATGAAGGCCTCGCTTGGGGCAAAGTCTGCACACATTGAAATATCTTTTCCCTATTTTATCGAGAAAACATCCCCTTGCACCCAATCCAAGGGGCTGATGGACTATAATTGCACAATCATTGGCTCTTCCAATGGCCGGAAAAAAGCAGACATCGTGTTAAAAGTGGCGGTGCCTGTCACTTCAGTATGCCCCTGCTCCAAGGAAATTTCAGACTATGGCGCCCACAATCAGCGGGGCGAGGTGCTTGTTGCGGCCCGGTTTCATAAATTTATCTGGATTGAAGAGATTGTTGATCTGGTTGAGCAGGCTGCATCCTGTGATATTTATTCCGTGCTGAAACGTGCAGATGAAAAATATGTCACTGAAAAAGCATACAATAATCCAAAATTTGTCGAAGACATTGTAAGAGATGTAGCCAAGACACTTATCGAAGATTCCAACATCACTTGGTTTTCCGTGAGCGCCGAGAATTTTGAATCCATCCATAATCACAGCGCCTATGCATATATAGAACATTCAAGGGCTTAA
- a CDS encoding prepilin peptidase has translation MFPLSIIIAVMCFVFGACIGSFLNVVIYRMPEGQSVVSPPSHCPACNNAIPFYFNLPIISFLLLKGKCGFCKAPISIRYPLVELITGLLALGLFFKFGLTPTAFFYFTFGAVLIAVSFIDLDHQIIPDKLSLPGIIIFSTSCLFVPQMRFVSVIWGILAGGGILYLVALFYYLIRKHEGMGGGDIKLLAMIGAATGVKGVFFTLFTGSIFGTLGGLAAMAPAEKSEKRQAKIPFGPFLSLGAILYVFWGESIIRWYINFLK, from the coding sequence ATGTTCCCGCTATCTATTATTATTGCTGTCATGTGCTTTGTTTTTGGTGCCTGCATCGGCAGTTTCCTCAACGTGGTGATCTACCGGATGCCGGAAGGTCAATCCGTTGTCTCCCCCCCCTCTCACTGTCCGGCCTGCAACAACGCGATTCCATTTTACTTTAATCTGCCGATAATAAGCTTTCTTTTACTCAAGGGCAAATGCGGGTTTTGCAAAGCCCCTATTTCCATACGCTACCCTTTGGTGGAACTTATCACAGGATTATTAGCCCTGGGACTTTTCTTTAAATTCGGGCTGACGCCGACCGCATTTTTTTATTTTACGTTCGGCGCTGTGCTCATTGCCGTTTCTTTTATTGATTTAGATCACCAAATCATACCGGACAAGTTATCCCTCCCCGGAATTATCATCTTTTCCACATCCTGTCTTTTTGTTCCCCAAATGCGCTTCGTTTCTGTAATATGGGGCATTCTGGCAGGCGGCGGCATTCTGTATCTTGTGGCCCTTTTCTATTATCTCATTCGCAAGCACGAGGGTATGGGAGGCGGGGACATCAAACTCTTAGCCATGATTGGCGCAGCCACAGGCGTGAAAGGGGTATTTTTCACTCTCTTCACAGGTTCAATTTTCGGTACCCTTGGCGGATTGGCTGCCATGGCGCCGGCAGAAAAATCCGAAAAACGCCAGGCAAAAATCCCCTTTGGCCCGTTTCTTTCCCTGGGCGCTATTCTCTACGTTTTCTGGGGGGAATCCATAATTCGATGGTATATCAATTTTCTCAAATAG